A region of the bacterium genome:
CCGTGGGGGCTAAGCTTCATTGGTCAAAAGGAGAAGAGTCCTTGATCTCAAGTTAAGGTCCCAAAATCTACGTTCAGTGCATCACAAGGAGGTGGAATCTCACAGACAATGAGGATGTTGGCTTAGAAGCAGCCATCATTCAAAGAAAGCGTAACAGCTCACTCATCGAGAGATTCTGCGCCGAAGATAATCGGGGCTTAAACGTAGTACCGAAACTGAGGGCTTGCGCGTTCCTTCGGGAGCGCCAAGCGGTAGGAGAGCATTCGCATCTGCGATGAAGGTAAAGGGGTGACCCATACTGGAGCGTACGGAAGTAAGAATGTTGGCACAAGTAACCGCAATCCCAGTGAGATCCTGGGACGCCGAAAGACTAAGGTTTCCTTGGCGATGTTGATCAGCCAAGGGTTAGTCGGGCCTAAGGTGATGGCGAAAGCCGAAACCGATGGACACATGGTTAATATTCCATGACTCCAACGCGGTGCGATGGGGGGACGAAGTTTAGTATACTTTGCGCATTATTGGATTTGCGTTTGTGCTCGAAGGAAGGTTTCCAGGAAAATCCGGTACCTGCTTTTAATGGCAATTCCAACGAGAATGAAAATTCTTTCCGTTCGCGGAGAGAAAATAGAGTAAAGCAGACTTCCGAGAAAAACCTCTAAGCATAACCGCGGTGGAACCGTACCGTAAACCGACACAGGTAGTCTGGTCGAGAAGACTAAGGCGAACGAGTGATTGTTTCCCAAGGAACTCGGCAAAAAAGCAGCCGTAACTTCGGAATAAGGCTTGCCCCCATTCGCAAGAATGTGGGGCCGCAGCGAAAGTATCCCTGGCAACTGTTTACCAAAAACACAGCTCCCTGCGAACTCGTAAGAGGATGTATAGGGGGTGACGCCTGACCAATGCCAGAAGGTCAAATATCGGTGGTGTGTGCATCACATTGCATGTGATGCCGTAAATGTAAAATGCAAATATCAAAATGAAAAATTGCGGAGTAAGTTTTCTTTAAGAAAATTTACAAATAATAGTTTATTCGCCATAAGGCGAATTCCATAATTTTAAACTTTGATTTTTTAACTTTACATTTACGAGCATCGTGCGCAGCGTGATGCATATGCTGACTGATATAAGCCCTGGTGAATGTCGGCCGTAACTATAAAGTAGGACGTTGTAGTTACGCAAATAAATTTGACTGTATGCTGGAAACTCCTTAGAGCTTCAAGTGCGAAACAGAATCTGAAAAGATAAACTGCCAAGCAAAAATCTTGAAGATTGGACAATCAGCAGGAAAGATTCCTAAAATTCAAAAGAATTATGGAAAATCCTCAGAGACTATACGTCAAACATTCTTAAGGCAAGCACATGCCGACCGCCTTAAGGTAAAGATATAGTCCGATCTTTGCAGTAATGCAAAGTTAACACAATATGAACGGTCCTAAGGTAGCGAAATTCCTTGTCTGGTAAGTTCAGACGTGCACGAATGGCGTAATGACTGGGGAACTGTCTCGGGAAATAGCTCGGTGAAAATACAATACCGGTGAAGATGCCGGTTACCTGCAGTTAGACGAAAAGACCCCAGAAGCTTTACTATAACTTGGTATTGAGTATGTTTTTCGGCTGCGTAGCATAGGCGGGAGACTTTGAAGTTCAGATCTTGGTTTGAATGGAGTCGCCAGTGCAATACCGCCCTTTCGGCAGGCATATTCTAACTTGTACGGCAAAAACGTACAGAGACAGTATCTGGTGGGTAGTTTTGGTGGGGCGCTATCCTCCTAAAAAGTATCGGAGGAGTTTATTAAGGTTCCCTAGGCGCGAATGGAAACCGTGCCGATAGTGTAATGGCACAAGGGAGCTTGACTGTGAGGTGTACATACCGAACAGGTGCGAAAGCAGAACATAGTGAACCGACGGTTCGCATTAGATGCGGCCGGAGATTAACGGATAAAAGCTACTCTGGGGATAACAGGCTAGTTCCGCCCAAGAGTTCATATCGACGGCGGAGTTCGGCACCTCGATGTCGGCTCATCTTATCCTGGGGCTGGAGAAGGTCCCAAGGGTTTGGCTGTTCGCCAATTAAAAAGGTACGTGAGCTGGGTTCAGACCGTAGAGGAGTGAATTACAAAGATATGTTTTCTTCTTTGTAATTGACTTCTCTTAGTCTGAACCCGAGGAGATAAGACTAAACTTATCAAAAAGACATTTATCACGGCGGCTCCGATTAGAAATAATCGCGAGACAAGCCAACTAATATCGGGAAATCCCGACAGACGCGGATGATTGCGGACTAAACGCAGACTGACGCGGAAAGGGTAATTCCGAGGGAAGAGTTAGTTAAAAGTTCATAAAGTCCGCAAAGTTTTTAAAGTAGATGCATTCATATCTCCTTTATAAACTTTTAACTTTGTAACTCTATAAACTTATTCGCCCGTAGAGACTAAACGTTGGCACGCTTACTAAAAATAAGTGCATGCTATAGTCCGATCCCTTCAGCAATGAAGGTTCTTGCATAACGAGACCACGGCAAGATGTAAAACAGAAATGCGTGAGACAGGTTGGTCTCCTATCTACTGCAGGCGTTGATTCTTGAGGAGATTTGCTTCTAGTACGAGAGGACCGAAGTGAACTGACCTCTGGTGTGTCGGCTGTTCCGCCAGGAGCATTGCCGAGTAGCTAAGTCGGGAATGGATAACCTCTGAAAGCATCTAAGAGGGAAGCCAACTCCAAGATTAGGAATCGTTATGAGACCCCTAGGAGATGACTAGGTTGATAGGCTTTAGGTGTACGTAGAGTAATCTACTAAGCCGAGAAGTACTAATTCGTCCATCATTTCCTATTAGGAAATTTGAAAATCACAATACGTGAACAAATATTTTTTTACTTTAGATTAGAGCGCAGAATGTTGGTGATTCGACGCGATGGGTGAGAAGCGAATACTTGGAGCTTCGCAAGACCTTTTGAGACATTTTTGATTGCGTAGCGAATACAAAATGTCCAAAAGGTGTACAGCTTCTGTAAGAAGCACCTGTTCTTATGCGTCCATACCGAACAGTATGTTCGGAAGGATTCCAATATATTCGTAGTGAAATTTGAAAATCAAAAATAATCGAGTATTCTGTGTTGGTGATTTGACGCGATGGGTACACCTGTTCTCATTCCGAACACAGAAGTTAAGCATCGTAGTACCAATGATACTCCTTGTGGGGAAAGTAGGTAATCGCCAACATTCTGCGCTCTAAAATCTAATTATGTTGTTAAGCGGAAAACCCCCACGTGAAATATTTCACGTGGGGGTTTTCCTATTATCCATGATATTTGATATACTCTAATTAATTATGTTGTCTTGGGCTTCAAAACGACAGCTCGTATATCTCCTCCTTGTGGTGGGAGCGCTTGTTATGGTGTCTGCGTATCCGATTTATCGTACATATATATATCACGAAGCTTCATGTTTTGATGGAGCGAGAAATCAAGATGAAGAAGGGGTTGATTGTGGCGGATTATGCAAAGCAGTATGTAGCTTTAGTGTGACGCCCTTGGTTGTGGAATGGAGTCGATTTTTTAAGGTAAATGATGGAACGTATGATCTTGCTGCATATGTTGAGAACAGAAACTTTGGCGCAGGGATTGAACGTATTGGATACAAATTTGAATTGTATGATAATGGGAGCAATCTTCTTGCTACTCAACGAGGAAGTATTTTTGTGAACCCGAGTGAACAATTTGTTATCTACGAATCAAATATAAAAGTAGGGGATGCGACACCCACCCGTGTGTTTTTTGAATTTGATAAACCTCCCCAATGGATAAAAGGAACATTGGCACAGCAAGTTCTTTCGGTAAAATCACGCTCGCTAACAGATCCTTATAGCTCCCCTCATCTCGAAGCAAAGATTTTAAACGATTCAATAGATGCATTTTCAAATGTAACGATATCAGCAATAGTGTATAACAGCAGTAAAAATGCCATTGCTGCTTCAGAAACAACACTTGATGCGATAGGGAAAGGAGAAGAAAAAAAAGTTTTTTTTAGCTGGCCTGCGCCGTTTTTCTCACGTCCCATATCGGGAAGCTGTACTGCGCCTACGGATACCATGCTCGTGTTTGACCGATCGGGAAGTATGGAAAGCGATGGGAAAAATCCTTCTCAACCGCTTACAAACGCAAAAAATGCTGCAAGAACATTTATCGACAAAATTGGACCAGCAGATAAGGTTGGGTTGGTGTCGTTTGCAACAACTGCCTCCGAACCTGTTGACCTTTTTTTGTCCTCTGACGTAGAGCGTGTTAAAAGAGCAATTGAAAAGATTGAAATTTCGAAAGATTCCGAGGCAAGCGGGTATACAAATATGGGGGATGCGATCAAAAAAGCAACGATTGAGCTCTCCTCTTCCAATCACGAAAGCATTGCAAAACGCGCTATAATTGTGTTAACTGACGGTGATTCTAATAGACCTAAAAATCCTAACAATCCAAAAGACACGACGTATCCGGAAATATTTGCAAGTGAAAAAGCAGCAGAAGCGAAAAAAGCAGGAATAAGTATTTACGCAATCGGCCTCGGAAGTGGAGTGAGCGAAGATTACCTCAGAGATACTATTGCTTCTACGCCGGACTATTACTACAAAGCTATTACTTCAGCCAACCTTGAGGGTATTTATGAAAAAATTGCCCGGGATGTTTGTAAGGAAGAAACCTTTACGACTGACGTTTTAATCCATCTTAATCATATGTTACCCCAATCGCGATAAGATTATCTTCTTAACATATATTGTGTAGTAAAAAATGGTATCATTCCAACTGATCACGGCTACTCTTCATTGTGTTGTGCAATAGACGGTAATAGATGGGGAAAATATAATCGATACATCAGCATATTCATTGTTTACTATGCCGATCAACAAAAATATTAATGAGTAAAAATAAACGGCTACTGCCCAGTAATGAGCAAGGCTTTTTCACTACAGGATGAATCTCACT
Encoded here:
- a CDS encoding vWA domain-containing protein translates to MLSWASKRQLVYLLLVVGALVMVSAYPIYRTYIYHEASCFDGARNQDEEGVDCGGLCKAVCSFSVTPLVVEWSRFFKVNDGTYDLAAYVENRNFGAGIERIGYKFELYDNGSNLLATQRGSIFVNPSEQFVIYESNIKVGDATPTRVFFEFDKPPQWIKGTLAQQVLSVKSRSLTDPYSSPHLEAKILNDSIDAFSNVTISAIVYNSSKNAIAASETTLDAIGKGEEKKVFFSWPAPFFSRPISGSCTAPTDTMLVFDRSGSMESDGKNPSQPLTNAKNAARTFIDKIGPADKVGLVSFATTASEPVDLFLSSDVERVKRAIEKIEISKDSEASGYTNMGDAIKKATIELSSSNHESIAKRAIIVLTDGDSNRPKNPNNPKDTTYPEIFASEKAAEAKKAGISIYAIGLGSGVSEDYLRDTIASTPDYYYKAITSANLEGIYEKIARDVCKEETFTTDVLIHLNHMLPQSR